GCCTTCCCGGAGGCGCTCCGGGGCCGCTTCACGCCGGTGCGGCGCAGGGCGTGGTTCGGCGCGGCCTTCCCCGCAGGCTCGGTGGACGCGGCGCGGATGGACGAGATTCGCGGGCACCTTCTGCCCGCCGTGCGCCGCGCGCTGGCGGCGTCGTTGGAGACGGACGCCGACAGCAACCGGCACTCCCTCGCATTCCCCACCGCCCTCGCCGAGCGGATGGATCCGGACGGGCTGGCAACGGCGCTGGCCGGGGTGCCGGGCATCGGCGGGGCCGCCAGGGTGGAACTGGCCGCGGCGCATCTGCGCGTGACGCTGCCCATGGGCACCCGCCCCTCGGGTGAACTGGGCGACGCCCTGCTGGACGCGGTGGCGCGCGAGGCGGTCCGTGCCAACCTCATCCTGATGGGGGACCGCGCGGGCCAGACGGTGGTCTTCAACAAGGCGCTGCGCGCCGAGCTGACCTATTCGCGCCTGCTGGCGTCCCTCCCGGAGGACGCGGGGGCGTCCCTCACCCGGAAGGAGGAGTCCTACTCCCCGGCGGGCTACCGGCGCGTGGCGGTCATTTTTGCCTTTGTGTCGTTCGTGATGTTCCTGCTGCCGATCATTTTTATCCGTGAGCGGTACGACTCGGAGGCCGTGCAGTCCGAGCCCATCCCCTACGGCAGGGCGCTGCTGGACGCGCTGCGGAACAAGCCGTTTGTCATTTACGCGCTCTCCTTCTTCTTCTTCACCATCGGATTTCTGGCGGTGCAGCGTGTGCTGCCCTATTGGGCCGAGCTGGGACTGGACGGCGACGAGAGCACCATCACCAAGCTGCTGGTGCCGTTCATCCTGGTGGCCGTCGTCTCCTATGGAATCATCCCCATTGTCGCGCGGCGCGTCCACATGAAGTGGATGATTTTCGCAGCCCTGGCCATCATCGCCACGGGGATGCCCTGCATGTGGTTCGTGGGCCGGTCCGGGGCGGATTTCGCGACGCGGCAGCTCTTTGGCATGCTGCTTTTCGGCTACTGCGGCATCGGCCAGGCCATCATTTATGTCATGATGGTGCCCATGATGGGCGACATCATAGACCACGACGAGCGGCTATCCGGCGAGCGGCGCGAGGCGCTGTACAACGGCCTGAGCGCCTTCATCTGGAAGGCGTCCATGGCGGGGTCCATCCTGCTGGCGTCGCAATCCATGAACCTGTGGGGCAACCGCATCGAGGAGTACACGGGCGTGCTGCTTGTGGGGCCTTTCGCCGGACTCTTCGGGCTGATTGGCATGGGCATCATCGCGATGTACCCCGTGATGAAAAACACGGCGGGCGGGGAAGGGAAGCGCAATGAGTGACCCGGCGGAACGGCTCATGTTACGAATCGCGGACGGCGGCGCCGTCGTCGCGGTGGTCGGGCTGGGGTATGTGGGCCTGCCGCTGGTGCGGCATTTCCTCGCCGCGGGACACCCCGTCATCGCCCTTGACAGCAATCCTGAGAAAACCGCCGCGTTGCTGCGCGGGGAGTCCCCCCTGCCCCATCTGCCGGGAGACTGGATTGCGCCCGCCGTTGACGGGGGACGCCTGAGGCCGTCCACGGACCCCGCCGTTTTGTCGGACGCCGACGCGGTCATCATCTGCGTGCCCACCCCCCTCACGGGCCACCGCGAACCGGACCTGTCCCATGTCCGCGCCGCCGCCGACGCCGCCGCGCAAGCCCTGCGGCCCGGCCAGTTAATCGTGCTGGAGAGCACCACCTGGCCCGGCACGACGGAGGAGGTGCTGCGGCCCCTGCTCGAGGCGGGCGGGCTGCGCGCGGGGGAGGACTTCTTCCTGGCCTTTTCCCCGGAGCGGGAGGACCCCGGCAACCGCACCCACGCCCTGCCCGACATCCCCAAAGTGGTGGGGGGTGCAACCCCGGCCTGCGCCGGTGCGGCCTCCGCGCTCTACGGGCGGGTCTTCAAAACGGTGGTCCCCGTCAGCAGCCCCGCCGCCGCCGAGATGAGCAAGCTGCTCGAAAACATCTTCCGCAGCGTGAACATCGCCCTGGTGAACGAGCTGAAGATGCTCTGCGACCGCATGGGGCTGGACGTGTGGGAGATCATCGCCGCCGCCGCCACCAAGCCCTTCGGGTTCATGCCCTTCCAGCCCGGCCCCGGCCTGGGTGGCCACTGCATCCCCATAGACCCCTTCTACCTCACCTGGAAGGCCCGCGAGTACGGGTTTACCACACGGTTCATCGAGCTGTCCGGCGAGATCAACACGTCCATGCCGCAGTACGTCATCACCCGCGTGATGGAGGCGCTCAACAGCCGGGGCAAAACCCTGCACGGCGCGCGGGTGCTGGTGCTCGGTGCGGCGTACAAGGCCGACGTGGACGACCTGCGCGAGTCCCCGGCGCTCCGGCTGATGGAACTGCTCCGGCAGTACGGGGCGGTGGTTTCCTACAACGACCCCCATGTGCCGGGCCTGGCCGGGCTTGGCCTGGAAAGTGTCCCCCTGACGGAAGAAGCCCTCGCCCGGTGCGACTGCGTCCTGATCGCCACGGCGCACAGCGCCTACGACCCGGAGTTTGTGGTGCGGCACGCCCCCTTGGTTGTGGACACCCGGAACATGACCCGTGATGTCCGGGAAGGCCGGGACCGCATAGTTAAGGCGTAGTTACGAGTTATGAGTTACGAATTACGAGTTACGAATTACGAATAAAGAGTTGAGAGTTATGGTGTGGACGGGAAGGCGCAACCGCAAAGAATGCAAAGGGGAGGCGTTGGCGGTGGCCGGTGCGGGGGCAACACGGTGCATGACCGCTAAACAAATGATTTTATTGACAAACACGGGCGGATGTGGTAGTCTGTAAACGGAGAAATTTACGGTTTTTACAGCGTCCGCGTGTGCGGGCGAGTTTTGTCGTCTTTGCGCGTGGAACCGCGCAGGAAATGGTGTTGGCTTTGTGGCTGGCACCGGTTTTTGAGACACACAACGAGGGTAACCAACATGTTTTTCCCCTTTTCCCGCGTCATGGGCGCGGCAGCCCTTCTGGCCCTCTTCTCCCTCTTCGCCCCCGGGGCGGACGCCTATTGCCCGTTGCCCACGGACACAACGCAGCAGATTGGCATTGTCCTCAACCTGTTGGACAGCGACAGGGACGGGGGGGTCAATCTGGCGGAAATTCAGGCCATCTATCCGGCAATGACTTCAACCTACTTTACCATTGCGGACGGCAACCGTGACGGGAAAATCACGGCGGCGGAGTTGGTGCCGCTCCTGTCACTGGTGCCCGGATTCAATTTCTTCACCCTGGTGGACACAAACGCAAACAGCATCATTGAGTATGCCGAGGCCGCGGCCTATGTCACGCCGGAGCAGTTTGCCCTGCTGGACGGCAACAATGACGGCGTGATTGACTGTGTGGATGTGGGTGGCGCCGTCGAGGGTGAGGGCGAAGGTGAACCCGCCGAAGGCGAAGGCGAGGGAGAGGGGGAACCGGCTGATCTTTGCCCCATTGAGATTAACGCGGGCCTCCTTGCCGGCGTGGTGCTGCCGCTGCTGGACACGAATGGGGACAGGGGACTTTCCCTGGAGGAGTTCAGCCTTGTCTTTCCCAGCCTTGCCATGTATTTCCCGATCTTGGACTTCAACAGCAACGGTGCGCTCGAAGCCAGCGAAATCGGCACCGTGGCGGCGTTCCTTCCCGTTGGCGACTACTTGGGCATGGTGGACCCGAACGGTGACGGCCTCATCGCGTTTGAGGAAGTTTCCGGCATGGTGACGCGGGAGCAGTTCGACCTGCTGGACTTCAACCGGAACGGCGCCATTGACTGCCATGACGTGGAGCGCATCACCGGCGGCGGAGAAGGCGAGGGAGAGGGCGAGGGCGAACCCGCCGACCTGTGCCCGATTGACATCACCGTTGACCTGGTCGTCAGCATTGTGCTTCCCCTGCTGGACACGAACGGTGACGGGGGTCTGTCCCAGGCGGAGATTGCCCTCATCTACCCGGACCTTGAGCCGATGTATTTCACCCTTCTGGACGGAAACCGCAACGGCATTATTGAGCCCAATGAGTTTAACATCATAGCGGCGTTGCTCCCCGTCGGCGATTACATCGGCATGGTGGACCCGAACGGCGACGGGCTCATCTCGTTTGAGGAAGTCTCCGGCATGGTGACGCGGGAGCAGTTCGACCTGCTGGATTTTAACCGCAACGGCGCCATTGACTGCCATGACGTGGAGCGCATCACCGGCGGTGGTGAAGGAGAAGGCGAGGACGAAGGCGAGGGTGAAGGCGAGGGCGAGGGCGAGGGCGAGCCGGACACGCCGTGCCCCATTGACATAGACGCCAACCTGCTGATCAGCGTGGTGCTGCCGCTGCTGGACACGAACGGGGACGGCGGGCTTTCCCTGGCGGAAATCAGCCTGATTATCCCGGGTTTGGACTCGTATTTCAGCCTGCTGGACTTTAACCGGAACGGCATCCTGGAGGCGTCTGAACTCGGCTCGATTGTGGGCATCCTGCCGGTCGGCGGTTATCTGGGCATGGTGGACCCGAACGGTGACGGCCTGATCGCGTTCGAGGAAGTGTCCAGCATGGTGACACTGGAACAGTTCAACCTGCTGGACTTCAACCGGAACGGGTTCATTGACTGCCGTGACGTGGAACGCATCACCGGCGGTGGGGAAGGCGAGGGCGAGGGAGAGGGCGAGGGCGAGGGTGAAGGTGAAGGAGAGGGCGAGGGCGAGGGCGAGCCGGACCCGTTCTGCCCCATCACACTGGACCTTGATTTGGGTGCCATCATCCCGCTGGTGCTGCCCTTCCTGGACGGCAACGGCGACGGCGGCCTGTCCCTGACGGAAATCCAGTCGCTGTACGCGGACTTTGACACCCTGTACATGACCCTGCTGGACTTCAACCGGAACGGTCTCCTGGAGGCCTCCGAACTGGCCACGATCACCAGCATTCTGCCGGTGGACACGCTTCTGCTGGGGTTGATTGACCTGAA
This sequence is a window from Candidatus Hydrogenedentota bacterium. Protein-coding genes within it:
- a CDS encoding MFS transporter, with translation MAATKAREFSWVEGLSLCLSMIGVQLCSEVINQWGLYFYSPSAGVGRTIYVSVGLVGVIFIVGTVWDAFSSPIVGAWSDKTPTRPGRWRLIPIPGRRLPFIFWGALGMILTMTAFWFPPVEGTSVLNLLYGTFFLCAHWTLFSVAVVPLTALGPEIARSEAARVAIGTWTAVGMILGLALANALPGVLIASLDPGRVESSLALEVAGPDAEASATGILRGLVPEEEAGSLSLSGHPGLETARPGGGRLLVTAKGELYDRMRARAEAGALEGAFPEALRGRFTPVRRRAWFGAAFPAGSVDAARMDEIRGHLLPAVRRALAASLETDADSNRHSLAFPTALAERMDPDGLATALAGVPGIGGAARVELAAAHLRVTLPMGTRPSGELGDALLDAVAREAVRANLILMGDRAGQTVVFNKALRAELTYSRLLASLPEDAGASLTRKEESYSPAGYRRVAVIFAFVSFVMFLLPIIFIRERYDSEAVQSEPIPYGRALLDALRNKPFVIYALSFFFFTIGFLAVQRVLPYWAELGLDGDESTITKLLVPFILVAVVSYGIIPIVARRVHMKWMIFAALAIIATGMPCMWFVGRSGADFATRQLFGMLLFGYCGIGQAIIYVMMVPMMGDIIDHDERLSGERREALYNGLSAFIWKASMAGSILLASQSMNLWGNRIEEYTGVLLVGPFAGLFGLIGMGIIAMYPVMKNTAGGEGKRNE
- a CDS encoding nucleotide sugar dehydrogenase, whose translation is MSDPAERLMLRIADGGAVVAVVGLGYVGLPLVRHFLAAGHPVIALDSNPEKTAALLRGESPLPHLPGDWIAPAVDGGRLRPSTDPAVLSDADAVIICVPTPLTGHREPDLSHVRAAADAAAQALRPGQLIVLESTTWPGTTEEVLRPLLEAGGLRAGEDFFLAFSPEREDPGNRTHALPDIPKVVGGATPACAGAASALYGRVFKTVVPVSSPAAAEMSKLLENIFRSVNIALVNELKMLCDRMGLDVWEIIAAAATKPFGFMPFQPGPGLGGHCIPIDPFYLTWKAREYGFTTRFIELSGEINTSMPQYVITRVMEALNSRGKTLHGARVLVLGAAYKADVDDLRESPALRLMELLRQYGAVVSYNDPHVPGLAGLGLESVPLTEEALARCDCVLIATAHSAYDPEFVVRHAPLVVDTRNMTRDVREGRDRIVKA